The following are encoded in a window of uncultured Pseudomonas sp. genomic DNA:
- a CDS encoding chorismate lyase, whose product MPDAPLAYPPRWLSASQLQPPPAADVYGWLFVNQDSLTQRLVELSAKHFSVLPLSEGWQVLRDDECAALNVATGSQGWVREVFLRGHLQPWVFARSVAARSALEDSGLGLDQLGSRSLGELLFSDRAFARGPLQACHYPTAWLPEQVRGEDLWARRSCFSRGALSVLVAEVFLPAFWAAAAIEP is encoded by the coding sequence GTGCCCGACGCTCCCCTCGCTTATCCGCCGCGCTGGCTGAGCGCCAGCCAATTGCAACCGCCTCCGGCGGCGGACGTTTACGGCTGGTTGTTCGTCAACCAGGACTCGCTCACCCAGCGCCTGGTCGAACTGTCAGCCAAGCACTTCAGCGTATTACCGCTGAGCGAAGGCTGGCAGGTCCTGCGCGATGATGAGTGCGCCGCACTGAATGTCGCCACAGGCAGCCAGGGCTGGGTGCGTGAAGTGTTCCTGCGCGGCCATCTGCAGCCGTGGGTGTTCGCCCGCAGCGTGGCGGCGCGCAGCGCGCTGGAAGATTCCGGCTTGGGCCTCGATCAGCTCGGCAGCCGTTCACTCGGCGAGTTGCTGTTCAGCGACCGCGCCTTCGCCCGCGGCCCCTTACAAGCCTGCCACTACCCGACCGCCTGGCTGCCGGAACAGGTACGCGGCGAAGACTTGTGGGCCCGCCGTTCGTGCTTCAGCCGTGGCGCGCTGAGCGTATTAGTCGCCGAGGTGTTTCTGCCGGCTTTCTGGGCCGCAGCTGCCATTGAGCCGTAG
- the glcC gene encoding transcriptional regulator GlcC: MPEAPPETRRQVSDVVAERIERLIVDGVLKVGQALPSERRLCEKLGISRSALREGLKVLRGRGIIETAQGRDSRVATLNGPRDASPLMHLFNSQPRTLFDLLEVRALLEAESARLAALRGTDADFVLLTRRYEEMLAAHSQTVPVDPREHARLDHAFHLAICEASHNPVLLHTLQSLTDLMLSTVFASVNNLYHRPLQKRQIDRQHTRLYHAVIERLPEQAQRAAREHIHSIRDNLKEIEEEEQRLVRATMRLEGWA; encoded by the coding sequence ATGCCCGAAGCCCCCCCCGAAACACGTCGCCAGGTCAGCGATGTGGTCGCCGAGCGGATCGAGCGCTTGATCGTCGATGGCGTGCTCAAGGTCGGTCAGGCGCTGCCTTCGGAGCGCCGCCTGTGCGAGAAACTGGGAATATCCCGCTCGGCCCTGCGTGAAGGCTTAAAAGTGCTGCGCGGGCGCGGCATCATCGAAACCGCCCAGGGTCGCGACTCGCGCGTCGCCACCCTCAACGGCCCGCGCGATGCCAGCCCCTTGATGCACCTGTTTAACTCGCAGCCACGCACCCTCTTCGACCTACTGGAAGTGCGCGCCCTGCTGGAAGCCGAATCGGCGCGCCTGGCCGCCTTGCGCGGCACCGACGCGGATTTCGTCTTGCTCACCCGGCGTTACGAAGAAATGCTCGCCGCCCACAGCCAGACCGTACCGGTTGACCCGCGCGAACATGCGCGCCTCGACCATGCCTTCCATCTGGCGATCTGCGAGGCCTCACACAATCCGGTGCTGCTGCACACCCTGCAGTCGTTGACCGACTTGATGCTCAGCACGGTGTTTGCCTCGGTCAACAACCTCTACCACCGGCCGCTGCAGAAACGTCAGATCGACCGCCAACACACACGGCTCTACCACGCAGTAATCGAGCGCCTACCGGAGCAGGCGCAGCGCGCGGCGCGCGAACACATCCACAGCATTCGCGACAACCTCAAGGAAATTGAAGAGGAAGAGCAACGCCTGGTGCGCGCGACCATGCGCCTTGAAGGCTGGGCATAG